In Shouchella patagoniensis, the following are encoded in one genomic region:
- a CDS encoding ester cyclase, with product MATESKEEKKQGKKDGVPQTQRVNHPPNLIFYAQSNEVNRIDTKDDYDYVMLDDRMIKKQSMEGFDDQYNNIIDYIVKITRQIWKEKDIGLIYDTYSTGVTIHKGLVNSHGINEVISGTLQTLQAFPDRKGLGWSVVWSGNDRDGYFTSHRGRSVATNAGDSLYGPATGKKVMWRTTADCLIHGNKIYEEWLVMDTYHLLVQLGLDPHEFAKKIAKSTKTLTPTTRYGLPETAETGLPPKLYVPSSSSFEIGEFILELVNKIWERRSINYVKEFYKPHAVVHYVCNRDLVGYSEIQGMFISLFASVPNAKVVLERITCNQLNSDEEWDVAVRWRIQGMHEGTGYFGAPSGKPIEIAGMNHYQVRGAKVSEEWMLFDGLDVLRQMYTESDGEVEQDAGDANFTGVS from the coding sequence ATGGCTACTGAATCAAAAGAAGAGAAAAAACAAGGGAAGAAAGATGGGGTACCACAAACACAGCGTGTAAACCATCCACCAAACCTCATCTTTTATGCCCAATCAAATGAAGTGAATCGAATCGATACAAAGGATGATTACGATTATGTCATGCTTGATGATCGAATGATTAAAAAACAAAGCATGGAAGGATTTGATGATCAGTATAACAACATTATCGATTATATCGTTAAAATTACACGTCAAATTTGGAAGGAAAAAGATATCGGTCTTATATATGATACGTATTCTACGGGGGTAACGATTCATAAAGGACTTGTTAACAGTCATGGGATCAATGAGGTTATTTCCGGGACATTGCAAACGTTGCAAGCTTTTCCAGATCGAAAAGGTTTAGGGTGGAGTGTGGTGTGGTCAGGCAATGATCGGGATGGCTATTTCACATCACATAGAGGACGTTCTGTTGCTACAAATGCAGGAGACAGTTTATACGGGCCAGCTACGGGCAAGAAGGTCATGTGGAGAACCACAGCAGATTGTTTGATTCATGGAAATAAAATTTATGAAGAATGGCTTGTTATGGATACGTATCATCTCCTCGTTCAGCTTGGTTTAGATCCACATGAATTTGCAAAGAAAATTGCCAAATCAACAAAAACACTAACACCAACAACCCGCTACGGTTTGCCAGAAACGGCTGAAACAGGTCTGCCGCCAAAGCTTTACGTACCGTCCTCATCGTCCTTTGAAATCGGTGAGTTCATCTTAGAATTAGTGAATAAAATATGGGAACGACGTTCAATTAATTATGTGAAAGAGTTTTATAAGCCTCATGCGGTGGTTCATTATGTTTGCAATCGCGATCTTGTAGGCTACTCAGAAATTCAAGGGATGTTTATTAGCTTGTTTGCCTCCGTACCGAATGCAAAAGTCGTGTTGGAGCGGATCACATGCAATCAACTAAATAGTGATGAGGAGTGGGATGTTGCGGTTCGCTGGCGAATTCAAGGGATGCATGAAGGGACTGGCTATTTTGGTGCACCGAGTGGCAAGCCCATTGAAATCGCCGGGATGAACCATTACCAGGTTAGAGGAGCTAAAGTGTCAGAAGAGTGGATGTTATTTGACGGTTTGGATGTCCTTCGACAAATGTATACAGAAAGCGATGGAGAAGTAGAACAAGATGCAGGAGATGCCAATTTTACAGGCGTATCTTAA
- a CDS encoding ABC transporter substrate-binding protein, with translation MNKSFIHHVSVATLTLFFFSGCVMTNVSNEPEPIGDGNQSLEGQAINVLIPAGGIGQFNAWEARSKQFTKETGIEVIYHETPYENLMENIISEGISDSGFYDVVVFLDSMGPALHQFLQPLDSYVERDDFHVDRWPEAIVNLSTFEGTLYSLPIRAHVQMLFYREDLFNELNLEVPTTWDEFQEVSRIITEETDTYGIVPYYGAGNNGQNIPLWTAHLWSNGAELFDENLRPAFTTPEAIEATEAYVNLFSVDKVAPPGSVTFGEQDSRTSFRQGGGAMWIGWWWTYPEFNDPNMSAEEVAGNVSFASVPGWEGKSAQPSISTFPTAIMRSSEKRDAAWEFLQWLAEPEEELEIVQDHLTGESSPNQSSTVITQRDNLLNHELNDLTDGFYELAGENFERARALPTLTDWPRIADLLSSAISEMAAGAPVEESLNRVADRVEHLLERAGYYEEAMETKGEEGEASVE, from the coding sequence TTGAATAAGTCATTCATTCATCATGTTTCCGTTGCAACTCTAACCCTGTTTTTCTTTTCTGGTTGTGTGATGACAAATGTCTCTAATGAGCCAGAACCGATTGGGGATGGGAATCAATCATTAGAAGGACAAGCAATCAATGTGTTGATTCCTGCAGGTGGTATTGGTCAGTTTAACGCTTGGGAAGCACGGTCGAAACAATTCACAAAAGAAACAGGGATAGAAGTCATTTACCATGAAACACCTTATGAAAATTTAATGGAGAATATTATTTCAGAAGGAATTAGTGATAGTGGTTTTTATGATGTCGTTGTCTTCCTCGACTCGATGGGACCGGCTTTGCACCAGTTTTTACAACCGCTCGATTCATATGTCGAGCGAGATGACTTTCATGTCGATCGTTGGCCAGAGGCAATTGTAAATTTATCGACCTTTGAAGGTACTTTGTACAGTCTTCCTATTCGAGCCCATGTTCAAATGCTATTCTATCGCGAAGACCTGTTTAATGAACTAAATTTAGAAGTACCCACTACATGGGATGAATTCCAAGAAGTGAGTAGGATTATAACGGAAGAGACGGACACATACGGTATTGTGCCGTATTATGGGGCTGGAAATAACGGACAAAACATTCCATTATGGACAGCTCACTTATGGAGTAACGGTGCAGAGTTGTTTGATGAAAACTTGCGACCCGCATTTACAACACCAGAAGCGATTGAAGCTACGGAAGCGTATGTGAACCTTTTTTCCGTAGATAAAGTGGCCCCACCCGGCTCGGTTACGTTTGGTGAGCAAGATTCGCGGACCTCTTTCAGGCAAGGTGGAGGAGCAATGTGGATTGGTTGGTGGTGGACATACCCGGAGTTTAATGATCCAAACATGTCGGCTGAAGAAGTTGCAGGGAATGTTTCGTTTGCTTCAGTGCCAGGTTGGGAAGGGAAATCGGCTCAACCTAGTATTTCAACCTTTCCGACAGCCATTATGCGTAGTTCTGAGAAGCGAGATGCAGCATGGGAGTTTTTACAGTGGCTAGCTGAACCCGAAGAAGAGTTAGAGATTGTGCAAGACCATTTAACAGGAGAGAGCTCACCAAACCAGAGCTCTACCGTCATCACTCAGCGAGATAATCTCCTAAATCATGAGCTGAATGACTTAACAGATGGGTTTTATGAATTGGCTGGTGAAAACTTTGAACGAGCACGGGCGCTTCCAACATTAACGGATTGGCCGAGAATAGCTGATCTTTTGAGTTCAGCTATTTCAGAAATGGCGGCAGGAGCTCCTGTTGAAGAGAGTTTAAACCGGGTGGCGGATCGAGTCGAACATTTATTAGAACGTGCTGGGTATTATGAGGAGGCAATGGAGACTAAAGGGGAAGAGGGTGAAGCGAGTGTCGAATAG
- a CDS encoding amidase, translated as MKKDWISIKSLRKAYKTKTISPVEVTNMILDRVQAHNSRLNSLLTITGEQALEQAIKAEKMWLNKEASGLCGIPITYKDSIDVRGVRTTNGSLAFKNHVANNDAQIVKTFQKQGAVTIGKAHLYEFAFGITAENNGFGRAINPINDQWTAGGSSSGSATSVAAGFCSLSIGTDTAGSIRVPAACCHVVGFKPTFERWSMDGIFPLSSSLDHAGPIAASVEDVWLTMLAYDNQPLEMPSATLKGVKIGIPRLKHPVREAVLRAWEKAGGLAQDEGAELVPVGFPDVTEYLEVAHHIASAESGIPHLNVKTDEYSEPVLRALQTSAQVSAQAYILAQQKRQKLQTQIDDMLEEVDVLFLPALPTDQPFLKQKAIAFDREVVKDIEEAFIWFTSLFNVTGHPALCLPYRQKTGRNQIGFQLVGRRGEDKHVLKIGLAFEEIFRRDSN; from the coding sequence ATGAAAAAGGATTGGATAAGCATCAAATCCTTGCGAAAAGCGTATAAAACAAAAACAATCTCACCTGTTGAGGTAACTAATATGATTTTGGATCGAGTCCAAGCACACAATTCAAGGTTAAATAGTTTGTTAACGATAACAGGAGAACAAGCATTAGAACAAGCAATAAAAGCTGAAAAGATGTGGCTGAACAAAGAGGCAAGTGGGCTTTGCGGCATCCCTATTACATATAAAGATTCTATCGATGTAAGAGGCGTGCGAACAACGAACGGTTCGCTTGCTTTTAAGAATCATGTGGCGAATAATGACGCACAAATTGTGAAAACGTTTCAAAAACAAGGTGCAGTTACAATCGGGAAAGCTCATCTTTATGAGTTTGCCTTTGGCATTACTGCAGAAAATAACGGTTTTGGTCGAGCGATCAATCCAATAAATGACCAATGGACCGCCGGAGGATCAAGTAGTGGCTCCGCCACCTCTGTTGCAGCGGGGTTTTGCTCGCTCTCCATTGGAACGGATACGGCAGGATCTATTCGTGTACCGGCTGCTTGCTGTCATGTTGTAGGATTCAAACCCACCTTTGAAAGGTGGTCAATGGATGGCATTTTTCCTTTATCATCGTCTCTAGATCATGCAGGACCAATTGCTGCTTCGGTTGAGGATGTGTGGTTGACCATGCTTGCATACGATAACCAACCACTTGAGATGCCTTCTGCTACTCTCAAAGGTGTGAAAATTGGAATACCGCGCCTGAAGCATCCAGTGAGAGAAGCAGTCCTAAGAGCTTGGGAAAAAGCTGGAGGTCTCGCTCAAGATGAAGGAGCTGAACTTGTTCCTGTTGGTTTTCCTGATGTAACTGAATATCTTGAAGTCGCACATCATATTGCATCTGCTGAATCAGGGATCCCTCATCTAAACGTGAAAACGGATGAATACAGTGAACCGGTTTTAAGAGCATTACAAACATCAGCACAAGTCTCTGCTCAAGCTTATATTCTTGCTCAACAAAAAAGACAGAAATTGCAAACACAGATTGATGACATGCTAGAAGAAGTGGATGTTCTCTTTCTTCCTGCACTCCCGACAGACCAACCTTTCCTGAAACAAAAAGCGATTGCATTTGATCGGGAAGTTGTCAAAGACATAGAAGAAGCGTTCATTTGGTTTACTTCCTTATTTAATGTTACGGGACATCCCGCATTGTGCTTGCCTTACAGACAGAAAACAGGACGCAATCAGATTGGATTTCAATTGGTAGGGAGACGGGGTGAAGACAAACATGTTTTAAAAATAGGGTTAGCTTTTGAAGAGATATTTAGGAGGGATTCCAATTGA
- the hisD gene encoding histidinol dehydrogenase, whose amino-acid sequence MKYIKRAESIKIEQSAETEQTVKEIIESVREKGDKAVHDYELKFANSNRAIALSADEIHEAENTLSPETKTLIERVVDRVTTFAKAQLNSIKPLEMELGDGVSLGHRIVPIEKVGAYVPGGRFPLLSSGPMVVAPAKAAGASRIVACSPASYKGTIHPAIVYGLVKSGATDIFAIGGAQAIAAMAYGTETVPKVDIIAGPGNRFVAEAKRQVFGQVGIDLIAGPSEILLLADETADPKLLAADLLAQAEHDPSARAILVSLSYKMAEKTIRHIEKMKEGFQASSPAHQSWSAMGEVVVCDSLEEAIRVCDEYAIEHLQLHVKNPESLKTRFTHYGSLFIGEDSSVVFSDKVSGTNHTLPTQGAARYTGGLWAGSYVKVVTHQTISGNGTRFLAEHASLQSAIEGLEGHQLSADVRLEKLKETT is encoded by the coding sequence ATGAAATATATAAAACGAGCTGAATCAATTAAGATCGAACAGTCAGCGGAGACTGAACAAACAGTTAAAGAAATCATTGAATCCGTACGAGAAAAAGGGGACAAAGCGGTTCATGATTATGAATTGAAATTTGCTAATTCTAATCGAGCCATTGCTTTAAGTGCAGATGAAATTCATGAAGCAGAAAATACATTGTCTCCTGAAACAAAAACATTGATTGAGCGCGTAGTTGATCGAGTAACAACCTTTGCCAAGGCTCAATTAAACAGCATCAAACCACTGGAAATGGAGCTGGGAGATGGGGTTTCTCTTGGTCACCGTATTGTTCCAATTGAAAAGGTCGGTGCCTATGTTCCTGGAGGGAGGTTTCCATTACTCTCTTCTGGCCCGATGGTCGTTGCTCCAGCTAAAGCTGCTGGCGCATCTCGCATCGTTGCTTGTAGCCCAGCAAGCTACAAAGGTACGATTCACCCTGCTATTGTGTATGGGCTAGTGAAATCAGGTGCTACTGACATATTTGCAATTGGTGGAGCGCAAGCCATAGCGGCGATGGCATATGGGACAGAAACCGTGCCGAAAGTCGACATCATTGCTGGACCAGGTAATCGGTTTGTCGCAGAAGCGAAGCGACAAGTATTCGGACAAGTAGGGATTGATCTCATTGCAGGGCCAAGCGAGATTTTACTGTTAGCTGATGAAACAGCGGATCCGAAACTTTTAGCGGCAGATCTCCTTGCACAAGCAGAACATGATCCATCGGCACGTGCCATTCTCGTTAGCTTATCTTATAAAATGGCTGAAAAGACAATCAGGCATATAGAGAAGATGAAGGAAGGTTTTCAAGCCAGCTCGCCAGCTCATCAATCGTGGTCGGCTATGGGAGAAGTTGTGGTCTGTGACAGCTTGGAAGAAGCTATTCGCGTATGTGACGAATATGCCATTGAACATTTACAGCTTCATGTCAAAAATCCGGAATCATTGAAAACACGGTTCACCCATTATGGTTCACTGTTTATTGGCGAAGACAGTTCCGTTGTTTTTTCCGACAAAGTTTCGGGGACAAATCATACATTGCCCACACAGGGTGCGGCACGATATACGGGTGGACTATGGGCAGGGAGCTATGTCAAAGTGGTTACCCACCAAACCATTTCTGGAAACGGCACAAGATTTCTGGCAGAGCATGCCTCTTTGCAATCGGCTATAGAAGGGCTGGAGGGGCATCAATTATCCGCGGATGTTCGTTTAGAGAAGCTAAAGGAAACGACGTAA
- a CDS encoding LacI family DNA-binding transcriptional regulator, with protein sequence MRVTVHDIAKRAGVSQSTVSRVLNNYPHIKKETRDKVHAAVEELNFTPDSVARSMITRRTHTLGLIVGDISNPFFAETAKDIIEFAKERGYDVLLSNTNHEEKNLNQAVQTFIDKRVDGLLVSSAYRENEALKRIEKAVPVMYLINRPDHEDVHCVVLDNEKGARLAIDHLVQLGHKRIAFIAGPLAYSASAERYKSFKHSLKTHGLLINEDHLFNAELSYDHVYQFTDNVLSMKNPPTAFFSFSDQMALAVMDAATHKGLSIPNDVSIVGFDNMNLSANHCIGLTTVSQHKEKMARTALDKLVLLIEKKEAVAGPIQVVLDPELIIRRTTTTIYKGDTSDGY encoded by the coding sequence ATGAGAGTAACAGTACATGATATAGCAAAAAGAGCTGGTGTCAGCCAATCAACGGTCTCTAGGGTTTTAAATAATTACCCACACATAAAGAAAGAGACAAGAGACAAGGTACATGCAGCAGTAGAAGAGTTAAATTTTACGCCTGATTCTGTAGCGAGAAGTATGATTACTCGAAGAACGCATACGCTCGGATTAATTGTCGGGGACATATCCAATCCATTTTTTGCAGAAACAGCAAAAGACATCATTGAATTTGCAAAAGAGCGTGGCTATGATGTGCTCTTGAGTAATACGAATCATGAAGAAAAGAATTTGAATCAAGCAGTTCAAACGTTTATTGATAAGCGTGTGGATGGTTTGCTCGTATCGTCTGCTTACCGCGAAAACGAAGCACTGAAACGAATTGAAAAAGCAGTGCCTGTCATGTACCTTATCAATCGACCAGACCATGAAGATGTTCATTGTGTTGTACTTGATAATGAAAAAGGGGCGCGTTTAGCGATTGATCATCTTGTTCAGCTTGGTCACAAGCGTATTGCCTTTATTGCAGGCCCACTTGCTTATTCAGCCTCAGCGGAACGGTACAAAAGCTTTAAACATTCATTAAAAACGCACGGATTATTAATAAATGAAGATCATCTTTTTAATGCGGAGTTGTCATATGATCATGTCTATCAATTTACAGATAACGTATTATCAATGAAAAATCCACCAACTGCATTTTTTTCTTTTTCTGACCAAATGGCATTAGCGGTAATGGATGCGGCTACTCATAAAGGATTAAGCATACCTAATGATGTATCAATTGTAGGCTTTGACAATATGAACCTATCAGCAAACCATTGTATCGGTTTAACGACCGTTTCACAGCATAAAGAAAAAATGGCACGAACAGCTCTTGATAAACTAGTACTATTAATTGAAAAAAAAGAGGCAGTTGCAGGACCTATTCAAGTCGTCCTTGATCCAGAGCTAATCATACGTCGGACGACGACTACTATTTATAAAGGAGATACCAGTGATGGCTACTGA
- a CDS encoding carbohydrate ABC transporter permease, protein MSNRAYKYALLTPAILLIALTTVYPLIQSFWISLHSWDLTRSINIESFVGLDNYIRAFSDTQFWNSVLVTLIFTASTVIATIVLGFCVALLLSKEKKHLSFLRAILIIPFALSPALVGYSWRFMLNPDYGLFDRIIGFLIPPLSDVVWLGSPTTSMIALVSVVVWIWLPFMSLMLISGLMGLPEEVFEAAAVDGASKWAILTKITVPMMKPILLIATILMTMFTLKAFDPVVTLTQGGPGTSTEVLNFLIYKTGFRYFDMGYSAALGYILAIITVGFVVFYMRSLNKGGGWN, encoded by the coding sequence GTGTCGAATAGAGCTTACAAGTATGCCTTACTTACACCAGCCATTCTCCTTATCGCGTTAACCACAGTTTATCCCCTTATTCAGTCGTTTTGGATTAGTTTACATTCGTGGGATTTGACTCGATCCATTAACATTGAATCGTTTGTTGGTTTAGATAATTACATTCGTGCCTTTTCCGATACACAGTTCTGGAATAGTGTACTAGTGACACTTATTTTTACAGCGAGTACAGTGATTGCTACGATTGTGCTTGGATTCTGTGTCGCCTTGTTACTAAGCAAAGAGAAAAAACATTTGTCGTTCTTACGAGCGATCCTCATTATTCCTTTTGCTTTAAGTCCCGCGCTGGTCGGTTATTCCTGGCGATTTATGCTTAATCCTGACTATGGTTTGTTTGATCGAATCATTGGATTTCTCATTCCTCCGCTTTCTGATGTCGTATGGCTCGGTTCACCAACAACGTCGATGATTGCACTCGTTTCGGTTGTTGTATGGATTTGGTTGCCATTTATGAGTCTGATGCTCATTAGTGGATTAATGGGCTTGCCAGAAGAAGTATTTGAAGCGGCAGCTGTTGATGGAGCGAGTAAATGGGCGATCTTAACAAAAATTACAGTGCCGATGATGAAGCCTATTCTATTAATCGCCACCATTTTAATGACAATGTTTACCTTAAAAGCATTTGATCCAGTCGTTACGTTAACGCAAGGTGGTCCAGGGACGTCTACAGAAGTATTAAACTTCTTAATTTATAAAACAGGTTTCCGTTATTTCGACATGGGTTACTCTGCTGCCCTCGGTTATATACTTGCCATCATTACCGTTGGATTTGTGGTCTTTTATATGAGGAGCTTGAATAAAGGAGGCGGCTGGAATTGA
- a CDS encoding carbohydrate ABC transporter permease, whose translation MNASTSPGTKTHARHPLKPKKVFGAIFENIAVLLVVIFLFLPIFWITLTAFKDNQDVYSISLLFHATLENFKTIFSSSFQLGNFYINSLIVVAFTLLITIPISVLASYSLSRYIIPGKQYIMFGILATQFIPLIVNVIPFFIIFRNWGVLDTTLALIIVNLGHTVPYAIWLTKGFIDRIPIDVEEAALIDGASRLRILWSVLLPLAKPGIITATVFCFVITWNEFMFALILTNREAVTLPVALSYFIGEEGVQWNLMSAAGVTFILPAVIFMLIVRKQFVQGMTSGSVK comes from the coding sequence TTGAATGCATCCACATCACCTGGAACAAAAACGCACGCTCGTCATCCGTTAAAGCCGAAAAAAGTTTTCGGAGCAATTTTTGAAAACATTGCTGTTCTTCTTGTCGTAATCTTTTTGTTTTTGCCGATCTTTTGGATTACTTTAACTGCATTTAAAGACAATCAAGATGTATATTCCATTAGCTTACTCTTTCATGCAACCTTAGAAAATTTCAAGACGATCTTTTCATCATCGTTTCAACTCGGTAATTTCTATATAAATAGTTTAATTGTTGTTGCATTCACGTTACTCATCACGATTCCGATTAGCGTACTTGCATCATATAGCTTATCCCGCTACATTATTCCTGGAAAACAGTATATTATGTTTGGGATTCTAGCTACACAATTTATTCCTTTAATTGTAAATGTGATCCCGTTCTTTATCATCTTTCGAAATTGGGGCGTTCTGGACACAACGTTAGCCCTAATCATTGTCAATCTCGGTCATACCGTCCCCTATGCCATTTGGCTAACGAAGGGATTTATCGATCGTATTCCTATTGATGTGGAAGAAGCGGCACTGATTGATGGGGCAAGTCGGTTACGCATTTTGTGGAGTGTATTACTTCCTCTAGCAAAACCAGGGATTATTACCGCTACCGTCTTTTGTTTTGTAATTACCTGGAATGAGTTTATGTTTGCGTTAATTTTAACGAATAGAGAGGCGGTCACATTACCTGTTGCACTATCCTATTTTATCGGTGAAGAGGGGGTACAATGGAATCTCATGTCAGCTGCAGGAGTGACATTTATTTTACCAGCCGTTATCTTTATGTTGATTGTGCGCAAGCAATTTGTTCAGGGGATGACTTCTGGAAGCGTAAAGTAG
- a CDS encoding alpha/beta fold hydrolase: MKDTLIFIPGTLCTDELWCQQERQLQEQYPIVHADIKRDTSLIAMAHRILEETSGSLSVAGLSMGGMVALELVRLAPERVARLALLGTNPYPPTPVQRDHFSRLEKRVKNGEFLSILKKELIPKMLYRYEKDLVNVTLRMAEETGEIPYLHQLEALQTRHDQLPILKTIQCPTLIMTGENDLVCPPSLHEEMHRIISQSSYVKVRNCGHLIPMEQPQVVLDALEVWLKEETRL; encoded by the coding sequence ATGAAGGATACACTCATCTTCATACCTGGAACACTTTGTACGGATGAGCTATGGTGCCAACAAGAAAGGCAACTTCAAGAACAGTACCCAATCGTGCACGCGGATATAAAACGAGATACCTCCCTTATCGCGATGGCACACCGGATTTTGGAGGAGACAAGCGGCTCTCTTTCTGTAGCCGGTCTTTCGATGGGGGGAATGGTAGCACTTGAACTTGTACGTCTTGCTCCAGAGCGGGTGGCACGTTTAGCACTGCTAGGAACAAATCCTTACCCACCAACACCTGTACAACGCGATCATTTTTCAAGACTAGAAAAAAGGGTGAAAAACGGAGAGTTCCTGTCTATTCTAAAAAAAGAGCTTATCCCAAAGATGCTCTATCGGTACGAAAAGGACTTAGTAAACGTCACATTACGTATGGCAGAGGAAACTGGAGAGATTCCTTATCTTCATCAACTCGAAGCGTTACAAACGAGGCATGATCAGTTGCCTATTCTAAAGACCATACAATGTCCCACTCTAATTATGACCGGAGAGAATGATCTAGTTTGTCCACCTTCTTTACATGAAGAAATGCATCGCATTATCTCTCAGTCAAGTTATGTAAAGGTAAGAAATTGTGGACACCTCATTCCTATGGAACAGCCACAGGTTGTATTGGATGCATTAGAGGTTTGGCTAAAGGAGGAGACGAGGTTGTGA
- a CDS encoding M24 family metallopeptidase, translating into MFPFTLDEYQTRLAKTKEKMANWGVDVLLVTDPANMNYLSGFNGWSFYVHQMLVILIDEEQPIWLGRGMDANVAKQTTWLMHERIIPYPDHYVQSESQHPMDFIGKILTDIGQSTRRIGVEMETYYYSAKAHERLLASLPNASFQDASNLVNWVRLIKSDTEITYMKHAGIIAAKAMYAGMNAIRAGARECDVVADIYHAQISGTEEVGGDYPAIVPLLPSGIKTSAPHITWTDQRYPNEETVIIELAGCHQRYHAPLARTITIGKPQQRVIDMAHIVVEGLNEVLAFIKPGVSCEETEAVWQKTINRYGVSKDSRLGYSTGLNYPPDWGEHTASLRKGDKTILQENMALHVIPGMWFDDFGVEISETIRVTDNGCELLCDFPRQLLSNDPNIHSAS; encoded by the coding sequence ATGTTTCCATTTACATTAGATGAGTATCAAACTCGTCTCGCTAAAACAAAAGAGAAAATGGCGAATTGGGGAGTAGATGTGCTGCTTGTGACAGACCCGGCTAATATGAATTATTTATCGGGTTTTAATGGTTGGTCTTTTTATGTCCATCAAATGCTTGTCATTCTCATTGATGAGGAACAGCCAATCTGGTTAGGGCGCGGTATGGATGCCAACGTTGCGAAACAAACAACTTGGCTTATGCATGAACGGATCATTCCTTATCCAGATCATTATGTACAATCAGAATCACAACATCCAATGGATTTTATCGGGAAGATATTAACGGATATCGGTCAATCTACGAGACGAATTGGCGTTGAAATGGAAACGTATTATTACTCAGCGAAAGCACATGAACGATTACTAGCATCGTTGCCAAATGCGTCATTCCAAGATGCTTCAAACCTTGTAAACTGGGTCCGATTAATTAAATCAGATACGGAAATCACTTATATGAAACATGCAGGAATAATCGCTGCAAAAGCAATGTATGCGGGCATGAATGCGATTCGAGCTGGTGCAAGAGAGTGCGATGTGGTCGCTGATATTTACCACGCCCAAATATCTGGTACTGAAGAAGTTGGAGGGGATTATCCTGCAATCGTGCCGTTGTTACCATCAGGAATTAAAACCAGTGCTCCGCATATCACCTGGACGGATCAGCGTTATCCAAATGAAGAGACGGTCATTATTGAACTCGCAGGCTGTCATCAGCGTTACCACGCGCCACTTGCCCGTACAATCACGATTGGTAAACCACAACAAAGGGTAATTGATATGGCTCATATTGTTGTGGAAGGGCTAAATGAAGTACTCGCTTTTATTAAACCTGGTGTCTCTTGCGAAGAAACGGAAGCGGTTTGGCAAAAAACAATTAATCGTTATGGAGTAAGCAAGGATTCGCGTCTTGGTTATTCAACCGGATTAAATTATCCGCCTGACTGGGGTGAGCATACTGCAAGCTTACGAAAAGGTGATAAAACCATCCTTCAAGAAAATATGGCATTACACGTAATACCAGGCATGTGGTTTGATGATTTTGGAGTTGAGATTAGCGAAACAATTAGAGTAACGGATAATGGATGTGAACTTCTATGTGATTTTCCACGTCAATTATTATCAAATGATCCAAATATCCACTCAGCATCGTAA
- a CDS encoding HpcH/HpaI aldolase family protein — MSLKKRLEQGEPVVGTFVHLFSPALIEMIGYAGFDFIVIDNEHGGFTDNDLEHLIRAAEISQTVPIVRVSSNPDSIQKALDRGAKGIQVPMVNSKADAELIVRRAKFPPIGNRGTTYSIRPAKYGKTGGRDYLEQANDELLIIAQIESEEGANHLESILSVPDIDVAFIGPLDLAISNGFEGSQDAEIIAQVRELAERAKAVKKPVGTIAPTKHAIHDVLQNGFSFVVGVTNSMIYESLDGYISNWKSSHEK, encoded by the coding sequence GTGAGTTTAAAAAAACGTCTTGAACAAGGTGAACCGGTTGTTGGTACGTTCGTCCACTTATTTAGTCCAGCGCTTATTGAGATGATTGGTTACGCTGGCTTTGATTTTATTGTCATTGATAATGAACATGGTGGCTTTACTGATAATGACCTAGAGCATCTTATTCGTGCGGCTGAAATAAGTCAAACAGTGCCCATTGTCCGGGTTTCGAGCAATCCCGATAGCATCCAAAAAGCTCTTGATCGAGGCGCAAAAGGCATTCAAGTGCCAATGGTGAATTCAAAGGCCGACGCTGAATTGATTGTAAGAAGAGCAAAATTCCCCCCCATTGGAAATAGAGGCACAACCTATTCCATTCGTCCTGCAAAATATGGAAAAACAGGAGGAAGAGACTATTTAGAACAAGCAAATGACGAATTGCTCATTATTGCACAAATTGAGTCTGAGGAAGGTGCAAATCATCTTGAATCAATTCTTTCAGTACCAGATATTGATGTCGCTTTTATCGGCCCACTTGATTTAGCTATATCGAATGGTTTTGAAGGATCGCAGGATGCGGAAATTATTGCTCAAGTAAGGGAACTAGCTGAACGAGCAAAGGCGGTTAAGAAGCCCGTAGGCACAATCGCTCCGACTAAACATGCAATTCATGATGTATTACAAAACGGCTTCTCTTTTGTTGTTGGGGTAACAAATTCAATGATCTATGAAAGCTTAGATGGCTATATATCAAATTGGAAAAGTTCTCATGAAAAATAG